The proteins below come from a single Fusibacter sp. A1 genomic window:
- a CDS encoding YwbE family protein — MDGNKRSNIQVGIRVKVVQKNHQRTGELTEGVVKKLLTNSANHPHGIKVMLEDGTVGRVKEIIG, encoded by the coding sequence ATGGACGGTAATAAAAGAAGCAACATTCAAGTAGGAATCAGAGTCAAGGTTGTTCAAAAAAACCATCAACGAACAGGCGAGCTGACAGAAGGAGTCGTAAAGAAACTTCTGACCAACTCCGCCAACCATCCCCACGGCATCAAGGTCATGCTAGAGGACGGCACCGTAGGAAGGGTAAAAGAAATCATCGGCTAA
- the rlmD gene encoding 23S rRNA (uracil(1939)-C(5))-methyltransferase RlmD, translating to MKKGQTYEGIVSSLEYASHGIVMQGDNKIKIKGALPGQKINYKLSKNRRTNKQGKVIEVLERAPYEVASFCEHFGECGGCARQTVPYEEQLNLKKTAVESLFTNANINIKVEEVIASPKEYEYRNKMEYSFGDAEKGGQLNLGMHRKGRFYDVVSIPNCHLIDSDYRTIINTIETLSRDQDWGKFDRNREAGLLRHVVVRKGQKTGELLVGISTTSSPVFDEKLFVDTLLGLELEGTIVGIYHLVNDGLGDVVKPNPEDKLIYGRDYFYEELFDLKFKISFFSFFQTNSLGAEVLYQTAVDMIDDIEGQTIFDLFSGTGTIGQIVAKKAKKVIGVEIIEDAVKAANVNAVENNIENCEFIAGDVFQVLQDVHDRPEVIIVDPPRAGILTKAVGKIASYGAQEIIYVSCNPKTMVEDLEDFISHGYCVDKCKLVDMYPHTDHVEAVVKLTKK from the coding sequence ATGAAAAAAGGACAAACGTACGAAGGAATCGTCAGCTCGCTTGAATATGCCAGCCACGGCATCGTCATGCAGGGCGACAACAAAATAAAGATCAAAGGGGCTCTACCGGGTCAAAAAATCAACTACAAACTTTCTAAAAACAGACGAACCAACAAACAGGGAAAAGTCATCGAAGTTTTGGAAAGGGCACCCTACGAGGTCGCATCGTTCTGCGAGCACTTTGGAGAATGCGGAGGCTGTGCAAGACAGACAGTGCCGTATGAGGAACAGCTGAACCTTAAAAAGACAGCGGTGGAAAGCCTCTTTACCAATGCGAACATCAACATCAAAGTGGAAGAGGTCATCGCAAGCCCTAAAGAATACGAATACAGAAACAAGATGGAATACAGCTTCGGCGATGCTGAAAAAGGTGGTCAGTTAAACCTTGGAATGCACCGTAAAGGAAGGTTCTACGATGTTGTCAGCATACCCAACTGCCACCTGATCGACTCGGACTACAGGACGATCATCAACACGATAGAAACCCTGTCAAGAGATCAGGACTGGGGCAAGTTCGACCGTAACAGAGAAGCTGGACTCTTAAGACATGTGGTCGTCAGAAAAGGTCAGAAGACAGGCGAACTCTTAGTCGGCATCTCGACGACTTCTAGCCCTGTGTTTGACGAAAAACTCTTTGTAGACACCTTGCTTGGATTAGAGCTAGAGGGCACTATCGTCGGAATCTACCACCTGGTGAACGACGGCCTTGGCGATGTGGTAAAACCGAACCCTGAGGACAAGCTCATCTACGGCAGGGACTACTTTTACGAAGAACTGTTCGACCTTAAATTCAAGATATCCTTCTTCTCCTTCTTCCAGACAAACAGCTTAGGGGCAGAAGTGCTGTATCAGACAGCAGTAGACATGATCGACGACATCGAAGGTCAGACCATCTTCGACCTGTTTTCAGGAACCGGCACCATCGGTCAGATTGTCGCCAAAAAAGCGAAAAAGGTAATCGGTGTCGAGATCATCGAAGACGCCGTGAAAGCCGCGAATGTGAATGCTGTAGAAAACAACATCGAAAACTGCGAATTCATAGCAGGAGATGTGTTCCAAGTGCTGCAAGATGTACACGACCGACCAGAAGTCATCATCGTAGACCCTCCAAGAGCAGGAATCCTGACAAAAGCTGTTGGCAAAATCGCAAGCTACGGCGCCCAGGAGATCATCTACGTATCCTGTAATCCAAAGACGATGGTCGAAGACCTAGAAGACTTTATCAGCCACGGCTATTGTGTTGATAAGTGCAAACTTGTCGACATGTACCCGCACACCGACCACGTGGAAGCGGTCGTAAAACTAACAAAAAAATAA
- a CDS encoding HAD family hydrolase, whose product MKALIFFDINGTIIKRDSRTDLPYSDAIDEYLNLTGGMEGINTSARSDKDVFHEVLDRNNLEFTDDLWEGFLNVYENHLKAYETSDVWRENADAVPFIKALSKSDHLLTMITGELSIGAEYKLRKLGVWKYFPTGGFGEDGLKRFEIADAALEKAKSIYGTDFDQMYVIGDTLLDIQTARHLGAKVIAIATGSNTKEELAALNPDYLIESFKEIESLFF is encoded by the coding sequence ATGAAGGCATTGATTTTCTTTGATATAAACGGAACGATAATTAAACGGGATAGCAGAACTGATCTGCCTTATTCTGACGCGATTGATGAATACTTGAATCTGACCGGCGGAATGGAAGGAATCAACACCAGCGCCCGTAGCGATAAGGATGTTTTCCATGAAGTGCTCGACAGAAACAACCTTGAATTTACTGATGATCTATGGGAAGGCTTTCTTAACGTGTATGAGAACCATCTCAAAGCATATGAGACAAGTGATGTATGGCGTGAAAATGCAGATGCAGTCCCCTTTATAAAGGCACTTTCAAAATCTGACCATTTGCTCACTATGATCACCGGAGAGTTGTCCATAGGTGCTGAGTACAAACTGAGAAAACTTGGCGTATGGAAGTATTTTCCTACCGGTGGTTTTGGCGAGGACGGACTGAAGCGATTCGAAATCGCTGATGCAGCACTTGAAAAGGCGAAATCGATTTACGGTACCGATTTTGATCAGATGTATGTGATAGGAGATACTCTACTTGATATCCAGACTGCACGGCACTTAGGCGCGAAGGTTATCGCTATCGCCACAGGTTCCAACACAAAAGAGGAACTCGCGGCGTTAAATCCCGATTACCTGATTGAATCATTCAAAGAAATTGAATCTCTATTCTTTTGA
- a CDS encoding L-2-amino-thiazoline-4-carboxylic acid hydrolase: MKEILDQLAELEELHFGEKVQKLNEMKGVYGDLLLDAVKEHVKRQTEYEWQQLKNIHSKHTAEELVDIQWEHVSRSAGIEFTIENKDDLIQIMTTRCPLADMAHELNAAEWGYLYYCSRSPIAVENFSETIGFTRSKTLMKNDEYCNHCYYNK, encoded by the coding sequence TTGAAAGAGATACTAGACCAACTTGCAGAACTAGAAGAACTACATTTTGGCGAGAAAGTACAAAAACTGAACGAGATGAAAGGCGTCTATGGCGATTTACTGCTGGATGCTGTGAAGGAGCATGTAAAAAGACAGACGGAGTATGAGTGGCAGCAGCTGAAAAACATCCATTCAAAACATACGGCTGAAGAACTTGTCGACATCCAGTGGGAACATGTGAGCAGGTCCGCAGGGATCGAGTTTACCATCGAAAATAAGGACGACCTTATTCAAATCATGACAACCAGGTGTCCGCTAGCCGATATGGCCCATGAACTGAACGCCGCGGAGTGGGGGTATCTGTACTACTGCTCTAGAAGTCCGATCGCTGTGGAGAACTTCAGTGAGACAATAGGTTTTACTAGGTCGAAAACACTGATGAAAAACGATGAGTACTGTAATCATTGTTACTATAACAAATAA
- the abc-f gene encoding ribosomal protection-like ABC-F family protein: MLDIALHHIKKKYYEEVVLEDVHFDIHTGEKIGLIGNNGAGKTTLFRIITGEEDATDGLVQVRKGVSIGYLPQIPVQFYKMCVDEVLKLPFENLYLIEKQMRTIELQMEAGIVSDRLLGEYSRLQHEFEVKGGYEIELNLAQITEAFKLHDLLVQEYESLSGGEKTRVSIAKLLLEAPDVLLLDEPTNHLDTEMLEWLEEFINRYKGAVVIISHDRYFMDQTIDKVVEINFGKADIYHGNYSLFTIEKEAKLALELKAYKEQQRKIKNIEETIKRFRAWAQKSDNEKFYAKAKQFEKRLEEMEKLDRPDANLHRFDFDIKAVKKSSKRMIIADKIGKSFGEKKLFEALEFEVFRGEKVCLIGGNGTGKSTIMRSLIGQVSMDSGLLKASDEAKVGYLEQEVSFTNESESILEYVKQAALLTQAQTRNMLAHYGFKGEEVFRSVGSLSGGEKSRLMLMLFTLESYNLMLLDEPTNHLDIQSKEKLESTLGDFGGTLFFISHDRYFINMIADRILWLKDGTVYSVEGNYDDFVNQRHKYVQQAIDKEKAPTKPVQSNSTVKTEEKPKKINEFKINALEGEIAKLEEKIEAATSDLTTYATDYVKLNEIQSEIDMLQSALHDKMELWLTYQ; this comes from the coding sequence ATGCTGGATATCGCACTACACCATATAAAGAAAAAATACTACGAAGAGGTCGTTCTAGAAGACGTTCATTTTGACATACACACCGGAGAGAAGATCGGACTGATCGGAAACAACGGCGCCGGCAAGACGACGCTGTTTAGAATCATCACCGGTGAGGAAGATGCGACCGACGGGCTCGTTCAGGTTAGAAAAGGGGTGAGCATCGGCTACCTTCCCCAGATTCCGGTGCAGTTTTACAAGATGTGCGTCGACGAAGTGCTGAAGCTGCCGTTTGAAAACCTTTATCTAATCGAAAAGCAGATGAGGACGATCGAACTTCAAATGGAGGCTGGGATCGTGTCCGACAGACTGCTAGGAGAGTATAGCAGGTTACAGCATGAGTTTGAGGTCAAGGGCGGATATGAGATCGAGCTTAACCTCGCACAGATTACAGAGGCCTTTAAGCTTCATGATCTGCTAGTGCAGGAATACGAAAGCCTGTCTGGCGGTGAAAAGACGCGGGTCTCCATCGCAAAGCTGTTACTGGAGGCGCCAGACGTGCTGCTGCTTGACGAACCGACAAACCATCTGGACACCGAAATGCTGGAGTGGCTAGAGGAGTTCATCAACCGCTATAAAGGCGCTGTGGTGATCATCTCGCATGACAGGTACTTCATGGACCAGACCATCGACAAGGTGGTGGAGATCAACTTTGGAAAAGCGGACATCTACCACGGCAACTACTCGCTTTTTACAATCGAAAAGGAGGCCAAGCTCGCACTTGAGCTTAAAGCCTACAAAGAACAGCAAAGAAAAATCAAGAACATAGAAGAGACGATCAAAAGATTCAGGGCCTGGGCGCAAAAGTCCGACAATGAAAAGTTCTATGCGAAAGCCAAGCAGTTTGAAAAAAGGCTTGAAGAAATGGAAAAGCTCGATCGGCCCGACGCCAATCTGCACAGGTTCGACTTTGATATCAAAGCTGTGAAAAAATCAAGTAAAAGGATGATCATAGCAGACAAGATAGGAAAATCCTTTGGTGAGAAAAAACTATTCGAAGCACTTGAGTTCGAAGTGTTTAGAGGTGAAAAGGTCTGCCTTATCGGAGGTAACGGAACCGGTAAAAGTACCATCATGCGCTCACTTATCGGTCAAGTGTCCATGGACTCAGGACTGCTTAAGGCATCGGATGAGGCGAAAGTCGGCTACCTAGAGCAAGAGGTAAGCTTCACAAATGAAAGTGAAAGTATTCTCGAGTATGTCAAGCAAGCCGCCCTGCTCACGCAGGCCCAGACAAGGAACATGCTTGCGCATTACGGCTTTAAGGGTGAAGAGGTATTTAGAAGCGTCGGCTCGCTTTCAGGGGGTGAAAAGAGCAGGCTTATGCTGATGCTTTTTACACTTGAAAGCTATAATCTGATGCTGCTCGATGAGCCGACCAACCATCTGGATATCCAGTCCAAAGAAAAGCTTGAATCTACCCTTGGCGATTTTGGCGGAACGCTCTTCTTTATCTCGCACGACAGGTACTTCATCAACATGATCGCCGACAGAATACTTTGGCTCAAAGACGGAACCGTCTACAGCGTTGAAGGCAACTACGATGATTTTGTTAACCAAAGGCATAAATATGTGCAGCAGGCAATTGATAAGGAAAAAGCACCGACAAAGCCCGTGCAGTCAAATTCGACAGTCAAAACGGAAGAAAAGCCTAAAAAGATAAATGAATTCAAAATCAACGCGCTCGAAGGAGAGATCGCCAAGCTAGAAGAGAAAATCGAAGCTGCGACGTCTGACCTGACCACATACGCGACAGATTATGTAAAATTAAATGAAATTCAATCAGAAATAGATATGCTCCAAAGTGCTTTACATGATAAAATGGAACTGTGGCTGACGTACCAATAA
- a CDS encoding MFS transporter, with amino-acid sequence MILKKNIVKNYIYTFVSSVAVTDAIWMLFLAYRGMSLLEIGILESIFHISSLLMEIPTGIVADRFGRKTSRVMGRVLALVGTALMLSSHSFWMFAVAFVFSSLSYNMESGAGDALVYDTLVEIGESNRYMKIKGIIELCFQTAKTSSLIIGGWIATFNYELGYGISILINVLAIISALSFKEPTVHQTDQKKVSMLGHIKGSIGVIRDNAQILDYVVFIESFSLFHTTLFFYFQNFLKGKGFSETWIGVTLASASLLSILFSTRAHWFEEKFGRYRIIRTSAVATLIALAGIAFLPMEIAFFIMISCIDGVLFVAFSDYINQLIPSEHRATLLSFQAMVFSLLMILYFPVFGWVASSFGFKAGFIMVFFTSVPLMGFTFLRLKNTIRDTEKEKEV; translated from the coding sequence ATGATACTTAAAAAGAATATTGTAAAAAACTATATATACACCTTTGTATCATCCGTTGCGGTCACCGATGCCATTTGGATGCTCTTTTTGGCCTATAGGGGGATGAGCCTGCTGGAGATCGGAATACTCGAATCCATTTTCCATATCAGCAGCCTTTTGATGGAGATACCCACAGGAATCGTCGCCGACAGGTTTGGAAGAAAAACCTCAAGAGTGATGGGAAGAGTGCTGGCGCTTGTCGGTACGGCTCTGATGCTTTCGTCGCATAGCTTTTGGATGTTCGCCGTCGCATTCGTGTTCAGCAGCCTAAGTTACAATATGGAATCAGGCGCAGGAGATGCTCTGGTGTACGACACGCTTGTCGAAATCGGGGAATCAAACCGCTATATGAAGATCAAAGGCATCATCGAGCTTTGTTTTCAGACAGCCAAGACAAGTTCTTTGATCATCGGTGGGTGGATAGCGACCTTCAATTACGAGCTTGGCTACGGGATATCCATCCTAATCAATGTGCTGGCCATTATTTCAGCCTTGTCGTTCAAGGAACCTACGGTTCATCAGACCGATCAGAAGAAGGTGTCGATGCTCGGGCACATCAAAGGATCGATCGGGGTGATTAGGGACAACGCGCAGATACTTGATTATGTCGTGTTCATCGAGTCGTTCTCGCTGTTTCACACCACGCTGTTCTTCTATTTTCAAAACTTCTTGAAAGGCAAAGGGTTCTCAGAGACTTGGATCGGTGTGACGCTTGCGTCGGCATCGCTGTTGAGCATCCTGTTCAGTACGAGAGCCCACTGGTTTGAAGAAAAATTCGGAAGGTACCGCATTATCAGGACGTCTGCTGTCGCGACGCTTATCGCCCTTGCGGGCATCGCCTTCCTCCCCATGGAAATCGCGTTCTTCATCATGATATCCTGCATCGACGGAGTGCTCTTCGTGGCGTTTTCAGACTACATCAATCAACTGATCCCGTCTGAGCATAGGGCGACCCTATTGTCCTTTCAGGCCATGGTCTTCAGCCTTCTGATGATCCTGTATTTTCCGGTTTTTGGTTGGGTTGCGAGCAGTTTCGGATTCAAGGCGGGATTTATCATGGTATTTTTCACATCGGTACCCCTGATGGGCTTCACATTCTTGCGATTAAAAAATACAATAAGAGATACAGAGAAAGAAAAGGAGGTATAA
- a CDS encoding HAD family phosphatase produces the protein MPTKQYEAVIFDLDGTLVDSMWIWKDIDEAYLIKHGYTLPAELQKEIEGMSTTETATYFKNRFDIEDSVEDIKSEWIAMAHDYYAHKIPLKSGAKEFMHKLHKNGVKLGVGTSNFREMTELVLKKHEVIELISTIRTSCEVEKGKPNPDVFLKVAEDLDVHPSKCLVFEDTHAGVIAANRAGMDVIAVHDDLSAPYKREIESDSIQMIKDFNELCIL, from the coding sequence GTGCCTACAAAACAATATGAAGCGGTTATTTTTGACCTGGATGGAACACTTGTGGATTCGATGTGGATATGGAAAGATATCGATGAAGCTTATCTGATAAAGCATGGCTACACATTACCAGCGGAACTACAGAAAGAAATTGAAGGGATGTCGACGACAGAAACGGCGACCTATTTTAAAAATCGATTCGACATAGAAGATTCAGTGGAAGACATCAAAAGCGAATGGATAGCGATGGCTCACGACTACTATGCCCATAAGATACCGCTAAAATCGGGTGCGAAAGAGTTTATGCACAAGCTCCATAAAAACGGTGTCAAGCTAGGAGTCGGTACATCTAATTTTAGGGAAATGACAGAGCTCGTGCTGAAAAAACATGAAGTCATAGAGCTGATCAGTACGATAAGAACTTCTTGTGAGGTAGAAAAAGGAAAGCCTAACCCAGATGTCTTCTTAAAGGTGGCTGAGGACCTTGATGTGCACCCAAGCAAATGCCTGGTGTTTGAAGACACTCATGCCGGAGTAATCGCTGCAAACCGTGCGGGAATGGATGTCATCGCAGTCCATGACGACTTGTCTGCGCCCTACAAGCGTGAGATCGAATCCGATTCGATTCAGATGATAAAAGATTTTAACGAGCTTTGCATTCTATAG
- a CDS encoding thioesterase family protein — MINIPTIPIGESLTIQKKITEEDTALNYGSGQLENLLATPSLVALMIEASAKLLDAHLPEGYITVGQMAQVIHEKPTVLGETVSVKVEITAFDGNKVQLAMHAFDEVGQIGLGNHVRAVVNKSALLSKANERETLLENRDF; from the coding sequence ATGATTAATATTCCAACAATTCCAATTGGAGAATCATTGACGATTCAAAAGAAAATCACTGAAGAAGATACAGCGCTCAACTATGGAAGTGGGCAGCTTGAAAATCTGTTGGCTACACCGTCACTTGTGGCACTTATGATTGAAGCCAGTGCCAAGTTACTGGATGCCCATTTACCTGAAGGGTATATCACCGTAGGACAAATGGCTCAAGTAATCCACGAAAAACCGACAGTGCTCGGCGAAACGGTTTCTGTAAAAGTAGAGATAACCGCTTTTGACGGCAACAAGGTGCAACTTGCCATGCACGCCTTTGACGAAGTGGGGCAAATCGGATTAGGTAACCACGTACGTGCCGTTGTGAACAAATCTGCGCTACTTTCTAAAGCGAATGAACGAGAGACACTGCTTGAAAATCGTGATTTCTAA
- a CDS encoding DUF6648 family protein: MKPIDFLAHKKKRLDLIHALEAQELDKTSFILSNVDLYEGLDITEPTRVSSVEEGVFYYQYYNTMAKYNQMKYREMKETMPQAATEFQKLSDEQYAIKERVSYLLLYIIDAEDIRAYYVKSASSKLKSKLVEIVLIREEKVIMHTLDQRIIASLKSRSILNNSVRPSIIDTYINKPYYEV, from the coding sequence ATGAAACCTATTGATTTTTTAGCACATAAAAAGAAGAGACTTGATCTGATCCATGCCCTAGAAGCACAGGAGCTGGATAAGACATCTTTCATACTCTCCAATGTGGACTTGTACGAAGGACTCGACATTACAGAACCCACTAGGGTCAGTTCGGTTGAGGAAGGCGTATTTTACTATCAGTATTACAATACGATGGCCAAGTACAATCAAATGAAATACCGCGAAATGAAGGAGACGATGCCGCAAGCCGCCACGGAGTTTCAGAAGCTGTCCGACGAGCAGTATGCAATTAAGGAACGCGTGTCGTATTTGCTTTTGTATATTATCGATGCGGAAGACATAAGAGCATATTACGTGAAATCGGCATCGAGCAAGTTGAAAAGCAAGCTGGTTGAAATCGTGCTCATCAGAGAAGAAAAGGTGATCATGCATACGCTCGACCAAAGGATCATCGCCTCACTGAAGTCGCGAAGCATACTGAACAATAGCGTAAGACCTTCGATTATCGACACCTATATCAATAAACCCTATTACGAAGTTTAG
- a CDS encoding DUF1904 family protein — protein MPQLTIRGIEPGQVQAVAADLVEDLAKIMDSPTDYFTIDCISTISFENGQLAPTFPFVQVGWFDRGQDIQDLSAKAIDRHFKSAGIEALEVVFIPFIENNYYSDGEHY, from the coding sequence ATGCCACAGCTTACGATTAGAGGAATTGAACCAGGTCAAGTTCAGGCCGTAGCGGCGGATTTGGTGGAGGACCTGGCAAAAATCATGGATTCACCGACCGATTATTTCACAATCGACTGTATCAGTACTATTTCGTTTGAAAACGGGCAATTGGCACCGACCTTCCCGTTTGTGCAAGTGGGCTGGTTCGATAGAGGACAGGATATACAGGATTTAAGCGCGAAAGCGATCGACAGACATTTTAAATCCGCTGGAATAGAGGCGCTAGAAGTGGTATTCATCCCTTTTATCGAGAACAACTATTACTCAGACGGAGAACACTACTAG
- a CDS encoding metallophosphoesterase, with amino-acid sequence MGLFIIGDLHLSFSSDKPMDVFGPKWESHYERIKEDWIARVTQADTVIIAGDISWAINLEEAQADLSWLDALPGKKLLLRGNHDYWWSTLKKMRGKYESIDFIQNNAYVVDGIGIVGTRGWTAPGDTGATEQDVKVFNRECNRLKLSIEALKEKVPIVCVLHFPPFDERGRKTELNRLIEEHEIREVYFGHIHSNYQTVKQGEIDGIDYQLISCDYLDFKLKEIG; translated from the coding sequence ATGGGTTTATTTATCATTGGCGATCTACACTTGAGTTTCAGCTCTGATAAACCCATGGATGTTTTTGGACCAAAATGGGAATCACATTATGAGCGGATCAAAGAGGACTGGATCGCACGCGTCACGCAGGCGGATACCGTGATCATCGCAGGGGATATCTCCTGGGCGATCAATCTTGAAGAAGCGCAGGCCGATCTCAGTTGGCTGGATGCCCTGCCGGGTAAGAAGCTTTTACTCAGAGGAAACCATGATTACTGGTGGAGTACGCTTAAAAAGATGCGTGGAAAGTACGAGAGCATCGATTTTATTCAAAACAACGCCTATGTGGTTGACGGCATCGGCATTGTCGGAACTAGAGGCTGGACGGCGCCTGGTGACACAGGCGCGACAGAGCAGGATGTCAAGGTCTTCAACAGGGAGTGCAACAGGCTCAAATTATCGATCGAAGCACTCAAAGAAAAGGTGCCGATCGTCTGTGTGCTTCATTTTCCACCTTTTGACGAGCGCGGTAGAAAAACAGAACTCAATAGATTGATCGAGGAGCATGAGATCAGAGAAGTCTATTTCGGACATATCCATTCGAATTACCAAACGGTGAAACAAGGGGAGATTGACGGAATCGATTACCAGCTGATTTCCTGTGACTATTTGGATTTTAAGTTAAAAGAAATTGGATAG
- a CDS encoding ATP-binding protein: MESYIRQELIKPIRQAVEKYRLIEDGDKIIVGLSGGKDSLLLSLLMGWLKKYQIYDFELLVVHVDAGYHSDFTKVKEILKEEGIDFHIEVTNINEQIDLQERKSVCYRCARLRKGVLKRLAIEKGFNKIAVGHHMDDVIETFFMNMFENGKMAGMPPIRTEASSGLSIIRPMIGLEEQVIKRAGELLLLPVIQSSCPYNGETNRERYKEWVETQAGEFKDFKRRIISAMGNVWTDELL, from the coding sequence ATGGAAAGTTATATCAGACAAGAACTCATCAAGCCCATCAGGCAAGCGGTAGAAAAATACCGGTTGATTGAAGATGGCGATAAAATCATAGTAGGACTCTCAGGCGGCAAAGATTCTTTGCTGCTTTCACTTCTTATGGGGTGGCTGAAGAAATACCAGATTTACGACTTTGAACTTTTGGTGGTTCATGTAGATGCGGGATACCATTCCGATTTCACCAAGGTCAAGGAAATTCTAAAAGAAGAAGGAATCGACTTTCACATCGAAGTCACAAACATCAACGAGCAGATCGATCTTCAGGAACGTAAGAGTGTCTGCTACCGCTGTGCGCGACTTAGAAAAGGTGTACTGAAAAGGCTCGCCATCGAAAAGGGATTTAACAAGATCGCAGTCGGACACCATATGGACGATGTGATAGAAACCTTTTTTATGAACATGTTTGAAAACGGAAAAATGGCAGGTATGCCTCCGATCAGGACAGAGGCTTCGTCAGGACTTTCGATCATCAGGCCGATGATCGGTCTTGAGGAGCAGGTGATTAAGAGAGCGGGAGAACTGCTTTTGTTACCTGTAATCCAATCGAGTTGCCCCTACAACGGCGAAACCAACAGGGAGCGCTACAAGGAGTGGGTCGAGACACAGGCCGGAGAATTTAAAGATTTTAAGAGACGGATCATCAGTGCCATGGGAAACGTATGGACGGATGAATTACTATAG
- a CDS encoding GTP pyrophosphokinase family protein — MLIPYEQAVEELKVKFKSMRNEFRELNEYSPMEFVTGRVKKISSIIEKAKRRDIPLDQIEEMMEDIAGLRIMCQFNDDIYRVVDLLRQRDGHDLKIVYEKDYVEHVKSSGYRSYHVIIRYPVQTAFGPKEVLAELQIRTLAMNFWATIEHSLNYKYKSNIPQSIRERLKNSAKAAGDLDDEMCEIRNEIIKAQLLFEFKSNLVSDITSNIRVFMVAGRTEEAMSFQRKFEHLWDDGTVQELEDLLNEMKDVLPRYQLFKNSENE, encoded by the coding sequence ATGCTCATTCCATATGAGCAAGCTGTAGAAGAACTCAAAGTAAAATTCAAATCCATGCGCAACGAATTTAGAGAACTCAACGAGTATTCGCCCATGGAATTTGTCACAGGTAGAGTTAAGAAAATCTCGTCAATCATTGAGAAGGCGAAAAGACGTGACATACCTCTTGATCAGATCGAAGAGATGATGGAGGATATCGCAGGTCTTAGAATCATGTGTCAGTTTAATGATGATATCTACCGTGTCGTTGACTTATTAAGACAGCGTGACGGACACGATCTGAAAATCGTTTACGAAAAAGATTATGTGGAACATGTGAAAAGCTCCGGATATAGGAGTTATCACGTGATTATCAGGTATCCGGTGCAAACGGCTTTCGGACCAAAAGAGGTTTTAGCAGAACTTCAAATCAGAACACTAGCGATGAACTTTTGGGCGACCATCGAGCATTCGCTTAACTATAAGTACAAGTCCAATATCCCTCAGTCTATCAGGGAACGGCTTAAGAATTCAGCGAAGGCTGCTGGAGATCTGGACGATGAGATGTGCGAGATCAGAAACGAGATCATCAAGGCTCAGCTGCTGTTCGAATTTAAGTCGAATCTTGTATCCGATATCACTTCGAACATCAGGGTGTTCATGGTTGCAGGCAGAACCGAAGAGGCGATGTCTTTCCAAAGAAAATTTGAACACCTGTGGGATGACGGTACCGTACAGGAACTCGAGGATCTGCTTAATGAGATGAAGGATGTTCTACCAAGGTACCAGCTGTTTAAGAATTCGGAGAACGAGTAA